The following DNA comes from Mucilaginibacter jinjuensis.
ACTGGGTATCCTGGCTGAAATTAACGTGCGTACCTACTTCGAATCGCAAAACAAAAAAACCTACCAGGTTCGTAAAATATATTCTGCGGGTAAAATTATTAAGCCGGCTATTGTCAGCGCTTAAAGAGTTTTCTCTCTCTTAAAAAAGGTCCGGCACAAATGTGCCGGACCTTTTTTGTTTGTAAACTTTCTTATTCCGCATCTTGTCATTCAGAGCGCCAGCGAAGAATCTTCTTCAATAAATAGTCTTGAACCAGAATTTACTGAATTAAGGAATTAACAGAATAAATTCAGGGCGCCGGAGATTCTCCATTACTTTCAGAATGACAAAATCGGTTCGATAGATACGTTGCTGAAGTACTCGAAACGTGTACACAAAGACTGCTGCAATATTTTAGCAAGTGCCTATTTAACCTCTCACTTAATCTAAATAAATACATTAATTGAAATACACAAGTAATTGATAAACAATTATAATTAACTATAGATTAACAATAATTTTCATTTAAAAATTCGCCATAAAACACAAAAAGGCCCGACTAATAGACGGGCCTCTCCTTTTAATAAAAGAAATATTATTTAGCAGGAGTCTTTGTTGTATCCCTCTTCACTGTATCGGTCTTAACAGAATCAGTAGCCGGAGCGCTCATTTTAGTGGAGTCCATTTTGGTACTGTCTGAACTGCTGCTTGCCGATTTTTCGGAACTACAACCTACCGCCATAGTACCTGCAAATATTGTCGCTAAAGCGAATTTTAAAATGTTCTTTTTCATAGTTATTGAATTAAACTGTTAATCAATCAGATGCATACTATTAACGCCGGCATTAATCAAATGTTTGGATTTATTAATTGGTGATTAATCTTTTGTCATCCAGAGCGATAGCGATGGATCTTCTACGCTCTGTATTACCGTCGTGTATTACCGCAGAAGATTCTTCACTGCGTTCTGAATGACAAAAGCAAAATGGACATCTCTAATGTGCATAAATAATTACCCTTCCCTATTTCAACAATAAGTCATTATACTGATATTCGGCTTATGGCTATCACGGCTTCTTTACTTAAATGGGGACTGCGGTTTTATCCCCCGCTTTTGTTTCAGCGTATCTGGGTGGTTAATATCTCTAAAGATTTTAAAAGCACTACGGTAAAGGTTAACAAGAGTCTGTTTAACATCAATTATAATCAGGCCATCTTTGGCGGAACATTGTTTTGCGCTGCCGACCCCTTCCATCCCATCATGATGCACCAGGTATTGATTAACAAGGGATATAAGGTTATTGTATGGAGTAAGTCGGCCCAAATCAATTTTTTAAAACCGGGTAGCACCGACCTGCGTTTTACAGCTACACTTACGGATGACGACATTGCCGAAGCCGAAAATATTATTAACACCGAGGGAAAATACACGCGTATTTTCAACATAGAATTTTACAATAAAGTGGGCGAAGTTTGCGTAACAGTAAACAACGAAGTTTACATTCGTAATCTAAACTTTACCGAAAAACCTGCATAAAATCTACAAAGTAATGGTGACTGACGAACTAATAAACAACTGCATACAAAATGGATACAGTATTTCAACAGACAAACAATTACTTGATGTAGATTCCGTATATTACCTGTTAGTCAATGAATCATACTGGGCAAAAGGCATGCCCGAAGATGTTTTCAAACGCGCAGTAGATAATTCAATATGCTTCGGCATTTATAAAGATAATGTTACAGTAGGTTTTGCGCGGGTAATTAGCGACAAGGCTACATTTGCTTATATCTGCGATGTATTTATCAGTGAAGAACACCGTGGGCATGGCTTGGGTAAATGGCTGATACATACCATCAAAAGCTATCCCGAATTGCAGGGGTTGCGCAGATGGTCGTTAGCTACCAAAGACGCACATAGCCTGTACGAACAGTTTGGTTTTGTGCCATTGGCCGATCCAAATACTTGGATGGAGATTAAAACACCTTACATTACACCATAACACAACGAGGGGCATGAACATTAAGAGACTGATACTGGAAGGTGAAACCGTAACACAAGATTTTAAGAAAACCATAACCAGCTGCGAAAAGATAGCTAAAACTATGGTGTCTTTCGCCAACAACAAGGGCGGACGTTTGCTTATTGGTGTTGCTGATGACGGTACCATTAAGGGTGTAAAAGACGAAGAAGAAGAACGCTACATGATTACTAAAGCGGCTCACTTTTTTGCCAAACCAGCACTGGAACCCAATTTCGAAGAGGTTTATGTTGACGATAAGTTAGTTCTGATTGTAGAAATACCCGAAAGCGACCTTAAACCCCACTATGCCCTGGGCGATGATGGCAAATGGTGGGTATACGTACGCGTGAAAGACAAAAGCGTATTGGCCAGCAAAATTGTAGTTGATGTGCTGAAGCGCTCCAATGATGATAAAGGCGTATTGATCGAATATTCTACCAAAGAAAAAGCCTTGCTCGAATACCTGGAAACGCACGACCGTATTACTGTAAAGGAATACTGTACATTATTAAACCTGAGCCGCCGCCGTGCCCAGCGCATCATGGTTGATCTCGTATTATCCGGTGTTATACGTGTGCATACTACCGAGAAAGAAGAGTTTTACACAGCGGCATAAGATCAAACTCAAAAACCCTATTTTTGACGGCCAATACTAACCGCCGTTATGCAACAATTTTTAGCCAAATACAAACCCCATTACCGGGACAACCTTAAACTGGCTATTCCGGTGGTAATCTCGCAATTGGGGCATATTCTCGTACAAACTTCCGATAGCATTATTGTGGGCCACTTTGCAGGTACAGTGGCTTTGGCGGCAGTATCACTGGTTAATGCCATGTTTATGATTGTTATGGTAATTGGCCTGGGTATGTCTTATGCCTTAACACCACTCATCGCACAGCAAAACGGCAAACAGGATTTTCACGAATGCGGTAAACTACTGGCCAATAGTTTACTGGTAAACATCATCAGTAGTGTGATACTATTTCTGTTGATCTACTTCGGTGCGGTATTAATGTTAAACCACTTGGATCAATCTGCCGATGTAATTGCACAGGCGAAACCGTTCCTGCTTTTATTAGGCATCTCCGTAATCCCTATGATGTTGTTTACAACCTTTAAGCAATTTGCAGAAGGGCTTGGCTTCACCAAGCAGGCCATGAAGATTTCGATATGGGGTAATGTGTTGAATATCATTCTGGGCATCACATTTGTAAAAGGCCTGTTCGGCATTCATCCTATGGGGATCCGCGGTGTGGGCTACAGTACCTTGATCGACCGTACCATGATGGCCATTATCATGTCGTTTTACGTATTGCGCTCTGCACGTTTTAAAGCCTATTTAAAAGGTTTTATTTTAGAGAGCATCAGCAAATCGCGCATTAAACAATTAATTAAAATTGGTGCACCTGTGGCTATGCAATACACCTTTGAGGTTAGCGCATTTGGCGGCGCTGCTATTATTATTGGTACTATGGGTGCTGTACCGCAGGCCGCGCACCAGATAGCACTTAATATGGCCTCTATTACTTACATGATGGCAAGTGGTGTATCAGCAGCGGCAGCCATTAAGTCGGGCAATTTTTTTGGAGGTAAACGCTTTGACGATCTCCGGCATTCGGCCATTGCGAGTTACCATGTGGTATTGGTTTTCATGTCGATAACTGCATTGATTTTCACCATATTTCACAACTGGTTACCGTGGATATATACTTCAGATGAAAATGTAATAGCTATTGCAGCACAACTACTTATCTTGGCAGCAATATTCCAATTATTTGATGGCGCACAAGTAATTGGCTTGGGTGTATTACGTGGTATGGGCGATGTAAACGTCCCTACCCTAATTACCTTTTTGGCCTACTGGGTTTTAGGCATCCCGGTTGGGTATGTACTTGGCGTACATTTTCATTTAGGGGTTATGGGTGTTTGGTATGGGTTGGTGCTGGGGTTGTTGACTGCTTCCGTTTTACTTTATTTGAGGTTTAGTAATATTAGTAAGAAGCACGCTTATACCCATACCGCATAACCCGCTGCCGTCATGCTGAACTTGTTTCAGCACCCCACTTGCTAAGCGGATATGCAAAGTTTGCTACCTGTCCTGTGGGATGCCGAAACAAGTTCGGCATGACGGATTAATTTATTTCTCTCAGAAATACAGATCAATCGCTACTCTGTAAGTATTACAGTGTGCCTCCACAATATCCTTAATATCCGTAGAGTAACCACCTCCCATACTTACCTGTACCGGGATATTATTTAGCTTACATTGTTCCAGCACAAACTGATCACGGGCTTTGCAGGCTTCTTTGGATACTTTGAGTTTGCCCAGTTTATCGGTAGCGAGGATGTCTACCCCTGCCAGATAAAATATAAAATCGGGCTTTTGCTGCGCGATGAGTTTAGGCAGGGTTTTGGTGAGGATCTCGAGAAATTCTTCATCGCCGGTATCATCCGGCAATGGTATATCCAGATCTGATCTTTCTTTCCTGAATGGGAAATTCTTATCACCATGCATCGAGAAAGTAAACACCGCTGGGTTATGCTCGAAGATTTGCGTCGTACCATTACCTTGGTGCACATCTAAATCAACAATCAATATAGATTGCGCTAAACCTTTCTTTAGCAAATAATTAGCGGCTATCGCCTGATCATTTAACAAACAAAACCCTTCGCCCCAGTTACTGCCGGCATGATGGGTGCCACCAGCTATATTAAAAGCGATGCCGTATTCAAAAGCATAATGGCAACCATCTATAGTTCCCTGCGCAATTCTTAACTCACGCTCTACTAAACGGGCTGAGAGCGGGAAACCGGTGCGGCGCTGATCTTTGGGTGATAAAGTTAAATCGCGTAGCTGCTCCCAATAAGTTTGTTCGTGCGTCCAGAGCACAATTTCTTCGGATACCGGATCGGGGGAAAACAAGTTCTCCTGACTGATAATACCTTCATGCAGCAATTGCCCCGGTATCAGCTCATACTTCAGCATCGGGAAGCGGTGGGCTTCCGGTAATGGGTGAGCGTATATCGGGTCGAAGGCTATCTTCAGCATTATTGCTTTACTACCTGTTTAACAGCTTCTAACAGGTATTTAGCAGCCTGGTAAACATCCTCGAAACTGTTATACAACGGCACCGGGCTAATACGGATCACATCCGGTTCGCGCCAGTCGCCAATTACACCATTGCTTACCAGGTAATCGAAAATAGCCTTGCCATCACTTTTGCAGATGATAGAAAGCTGACTGCCCCGCTCCTGTTGATTAGCCGGTGTGATGATCTTAAAATGCTCGTAGCCAATTTCCTTATTTACTTCATTAATCAGATACTCGAGATATGCGGTCAATTGAATGCTCTTTTTATTCAAAGCTTCTATGCTGCCTGCTTTTTCAAACAACTGTAACGACGCGTTCAACGAAGCCATCAATAAAATTGGGCTTGTACTCACCTGCCATCCTTCGGCACCAATTTCTGGTTGAAAGCCTTGCGTCATTTTAAAGCGGGTATCTAATCTGTAGCCCCACCAACCGGCAAAACGATCGAGCGTATCATCGTTATGATGTTTCTCGTGCACAAAAATGCCACTAATGCCACCCGGGCCAGAGTTCATGTATTTATACGAACACCAACAGGCAAAATCGGCGCCCCATTCATGTAATTTCAATGGCACATTGCCTGCAGCATGTGCCAGATCAAACCCCACATAAGCGCCTGCCTTGTGCCCGGCTTCTGCAATGGCCTTCAAGTCAAACAGTTGGCCTGTATAGTAATTTATACCTGCAAAAAGCACTAAAGCTATTTCATCGGCATTAGCTTCGATCTGGGCTAATATATCGTCGGTACGTAATATGTATTCACCTTCGCGTGGAAACAGTTCTATAACGGCATCTGATGGGTCGAAACCATGGAACTTAACCTGGCTCTCTACCGCATATTGATCGGACGGAAAAGCACCTGCCTCCATTAATATTTTATATCGTTTACCTGCTGGTTTATAGAAACTCACCATCAGCAAATGCAGATTCACGGTTAATGAGTTCATAACAGCAATCTCATTCTCTTGCGCACCTACAATCTTAGCCAGCGGGCTAATCAGCTGCTTATGATATTGCAGCCAGGGTTCATTGCCTTCAAACCAACCCTCTACCCCTAAATTCCTCCAGGCGGCCAATTGGTTGGCTATGACACTTTCGGTACTTTTAGGCTGGAGCCCGAGTGAGTTGCCACAAAGGTATATGGCATTATTACCCTCATGCTGTGGGATATGAAACTCATCGCGGAAACTATGGAATTGATCGTTCGCATCCAGTGATTGTGCAAACGCCTGGCTATTTTCAAAATTCATTGGGTCAATATTACAAAAAAGGCAGATGTTCATCCGCCTGTATTTTATAAATCCACCTCGTTATGCTCATCGCGTTCAAATTTTTTGCCTTTTATTGCCGCTTCAATCCGTTTAAATAAGATCACAATCTCACTCCTGCTGGTATCCCAGTATTCGGCATGCTCAGTATCAATCCTTATCAGAGCAAGCTTGGGATCATCAAGACCCAATGGAAAAAAGAAATTTAACACAGGCGACCAAAGTTCCTGGATCTTAGCCCGGTCATCAGACACATACACGTGCCCGGTTATAGTTATATAGCTGTTACGTTCTGTATCTGCATAAGTAACCAATACTTTGTTCTCTATTGATATTTCGGCCATCTTGGTCGAAAACTGATTGGTGAAGAACCACAGGTTACCTTCAACATCCAGTTGAGCGGTACCCATCGGGCGGCTATGGAAACCTTCTGTGGCGCTGTAGGTAGTAAACATGGCAGTCTTAATCTTATCGATCATGCCGCGCAAACGTTCAATACCTTCAAGTCGTTTTAGTTCGTATTCGTATTCCATATTGTGATTGTATTTATTAATTATACAACCATAATATTTACTTTTAGTTTAAAATATTATCTATTTGGTTTACTTACGTAGTTATTTCCTTTAACGTAAAAACGATAAGGTAGTAAAGCATCGTCGCCCGCATAATCAACCCCAACACGGGGCATAGCAGCCACCTCGTCATCAGTAAATGTTAAACCCTGGTCTTCGAGCCATAAAGTATCGCTTTGCAAACTGATTCCATTAATCTTTCTCGATACGCCCAATGCTTTAGCCACAGATCCTGGCCCCATCGTGATGTTGGGTTTTATAACAGCCATATTGCGGCGGTACTGCATAATATCTAACCCAATTGTGGGGTTAATAGCGCGGATTAATATGGCATGCGGTTGGCCTTCTACAGAGGTAACAATATTCAGCATTTCGTGAATACCATAGCAGAGATATACATAAGCCACGCCACCCTGCATAAACATGGTTTGCGTACGTGGCGTTAAGCGGTTACCATAAGCATGCGATGCCTTATCAATAACGCCATTGTAGGCTTCGGTCTCCACAATATATCCGCCCGTAACCACTCCATCCAGTCGGCTGAATAGATATTTGCCGATCAAATCGCGGCTTAGTTTAACTACGTCGGTATCGAGGTAATAAGATTCTGGGAGTTTCATTTCTGCAGAATCTCCTTCAATAGCTGGTTAATTTGCTGCGCTTTATCAAAAACCATAATGTGTGTACCGCCATCGATAATGGTAGCGTCTTTAATTTTTTTATAGTTGAATACCATATCCTTATTGCCTGTAATATTGTAAACGTTTGGTACAAGGGTTTTGCTTTCCCAATTTAAAACAGCATGCATCGCCCAGCTAATAAACGTGGGCGATGAATTTTCGAGCATTGACCCAAACATGGCTCCATCCTCTTTACTCATTGTTCCAAAAACAGGTTTTATAAGCACACCAAGCGAAGTAAAAAACTTACCGGGAATGAGTTTATAAACAGGAAAATTGCGAAAGAAACTAAAATACCAGGGCGCTTCATCACTGGTTTTGATGCTTGAGATCAGGATAGCTTTACGCAACTTTACCTGTTTAGCTATTTCAATAGTAAGCATCCCACCCAAAGAGTCGCCCATTACAATGGCGTTTGGCTGCACACCATATTCAGCTACTAACTTACCGGCATACGTGGTTAAAGTATCACTGCTTTCCGGTTCTATCCAATGTATATGAACCACCTCGTAACCCGGCAATTCGATATGCTTGAATAAGCGATAGTCGGCACCGAGGCCAGAGATCAGGTAGATCTTATCCATTAAAAGCTACCAGCTTTACAATCTGCTCCAGGTATTTGGCATCAGTTTCGTCAAACTGGTCAAGCTCTTCGCTATCCACATCTAATACAGCCCAAACTTCACCATTATTAAATAATGGTAAAACAATCTCTGACCGTGACAACGAACTGCAGGCAATATGACCGGGGAAAGCATCAACATCGGGCACAACCAAAGTTTTAGCCTGCTCCCATGCTGCACCACAAACGCCTTTACCTTTGGCTATCCGTGTACAGGCAACCGGGCCCTGAAACGGGCCTAAAACCAGTTCGCCATTCTTCACCAGGTAAAAGCCTACCCAAAACCATTTAAACTGCTCTTTTAACGCAGCAGCCACGTTTGCCAGGTTTGCAACCAGGTCTGTTTCGCCATATAAAAGGCCTTCTATTTGTGGGATGAGCGATTGATATTGCTCAGCTTTATCAGTAGTATCGATAATTTTTAAATCCTCTGCCATTTGACAAAAGTATAACACAATTGCCTTAGTTTAATAAGCGAAATATCATATTTATTGGCTTACTTCGCCCTACCCATGTTAACCAGTATTACCATAATCCGTTACCGTAAGCCACTAATTCCTATAGCCCTGTTAGCTATGGCCATACACCGTTTACCTTTAAGTTTACGCAAGGGATGCACCTTTTGGAAACTGCTAGGCAGTGGCCGTAACGGCACCTTTGACCTTAAACCCGATTGGCAGCAATGGGGACTTTTAGCCGTTTGGAAAAGCCGTGAAGATTTCGATCAGTTTCAGAAAAAATCGTTTATAACAGGCTGGTGGAAGCTTTTTGCACAGGAAGGCTGGACTATACTTTTAGACCCCATTCAAAGCCACGGCAAATGGGATGGCAAACAGCCTTTTGGCAATGGTAATAATGCCGACTATAACGGCCCGGTTGCTGTATTAACCCGTGCCACCATTCGCACTCGTAGGTTAAAAAACTTTTGGTCGAACGTGGATGAAGTTGCTAATATTATGGCAACTGCCAAAGGCTACGTAACTTCGATAGGTATTGGCGAAGCACCTATTTACCGCCAGGCTACATTTTCGATCTGGGAAAGTGTGGATGATGTAAAAGCATTCGCCTACCGATCTCGCGAGCATGCCGAGGTGATTAAGAAAACCCGCAGCGAAGATTGGTACAGTGAAGAACTTTTCGCCCGTTTCAGGCCCATCGAATCATTTGGCACTTTGCATGATGCCGATCCTTTAAAAGGATTACTTAATTTTGTTGAACAATGAGAATTATTGCCGAACTACCGCACCCCGATTTTAAGATCTCGATTTTGAGCATGAACCAGAAATTCATTATCAAGATTGAGCGCGGAACTTTTGAACAGATTTACAAAGTGCCCGAAATTGACTTAACTGATGGCGTAAACAGTGTATTTGAAATACTGGACGAGGCGTTTTTGAAGACCGTAGGTGAGCGTTTCCAGGCCATGCATAAGGATTTTAAGGATACTTATTTTAGGTATAATTATTAGACAAATCATCCCTTTTTTGTCATTGCGAGGAGGAACGACGTGGCAATCGTTGCTACACCGATCGAATAAACATTGGCGACGAGATTGCCACGCTATCGCTCGCAATGACAAATGCGTAGAGTAAAATCTGCGACCTGTCCTGTAGGGTGCCGAAACAAGTTCGGCATGACGGGTGTAGAGCATTTTCGGCCAAAATTTTGTCACTAAGAAGGACTTTCAGGTCATTTTTAGTGGAACAGGGCACGAATCAAAAAGCATATCTTTTAATGATATAATAAATTGAATATCAAATAAATATAAATATAATTATACCACTTGGTACAATACCGACTTTTAAGTTTGTAATATGGAACATGTGGAACGTTCCACCCTTATAAATAACAAGAAAGGCTGCTCAAATTGAGCAGCCTTTCTTGTTATTTGTAAGATCAGGTCTTGTTTCCTGTCTCTTGCTTATTGTCTCTAATAACTAAGCTTTAAAGTGATTAATGATCAACGTAGCTAACTCAACACCAATACGCTCCTGAGCTTCGTTGGTAGAAGCACCGATGTGAGGGGTTAAAGAGATTTTAGGATGAGCTAAGATCTCTGCTCTTGGTGTAGGTTCATTATCAAATACATCAAGACCGGCAAATGAGATCTGACCGCTGTTTAAGGCATCAACCAAAGCCAGCTCGTCAATTAATCCGCCACGTGAACAGTTGATTACACCTGCGCCTTTTTTCATTTTAGCGAAGGTTTCGGCATCAAGGATTGGTTTTTCGATAAACGGAGTGTGCAGGGTTACGAAATCACTTTGTGCAATGATCTCTTCCTGGGTTGCTTTTTTAACAGAAGCTTTAACAACGTTACCACCGCCTAATTCTAATTCCAGCTCAGTATCAAAGTCGTAAACATCAAACGCCAATACATCCATACCAACACCTAAAGCAATTTTAGCTACCGCTTTTCCGATACGGCCAAAACCAAGGATACCCAAAGTTTTGCCACGTAACTCAGCACCTTTAGCATAAGACTTTTTCAGGTCGTTAAATTTGGTACCGCCTTCAACCGGCATTTTACGGTTGCTGTCTTGCAGAAAACGTGCACCTGTAAACAGGTGGCCGAATACCAATTCAGCAACAGAGTTTGAAGAAGAAGCCGGAGTATTATAAGTTGGGATACCTTTTTCTTTAGCGTACTCAACGTCAATATTATCAACGCCAACGCCGCCACGGCCAATCATTTTTAAATTAGGGCAGGCATCAATTAATGCTTTACGCACTTTAGTTGCACTGCGAACTGTAATACCATCATAAGCCTGTAGTTTAACAGGTAACTCATCCTGTGGGATAGTATTTGTGTCAACCTCGAAGCCTGCTTCTTCAAGCATTTTTTTGCCTATCGGGTCTATGCCATCATTGGCTAATATTTTGATCATTTCGTTATCTTTGAATGGGTTTCTAAAGTTGATTAGGTTGATTGAGCTGGATTAGGTTGATTAAAACCTATCAACTACTCACACAATCAACCACGCAACTAATTACTTATTTTTCTCAGCAAACTCCTGCATGGCATCAATCAGCACGTGTACGCTGGTAATTGGCAATGCGTTATAAATTGATGCACGGAAACCGCCCACGCTACGGTGGCCTTTAATACCTACGATACCTTTTTCATCGCAGAATTTAAGGAATGGTTTTTCGTGCTCCGGGTTTTCTACCACAAAACAAACGTTCATTTTAGAACGGTCTTCCGGTACGCAAACACCTTTAAATAATGGGTTACGGTCAATCTCAGCATATAATGCAGCAGCTTTGGCATCGTTCTCTTTTTCGATAGCTTCTACACCACCTTTAGCTTTTAACCAGCGCAGGGTAAGCATAGATACCAGGATAGCAAATACAGGAGGCGTATTGTACATTGAGCCACCTTCAATCTGCGTCTGATAGTTAAACATAGCCGGGATCTTGCGATCTGCTTTGCCTAAAATCTCATCCTTAACAATTACTAAAGTAACACCTGCAGGGCCCATGTTTTTCTGAGCACCGGCATAGATGATACCGAAATCGGCCACATTAACTTTACGGCTGAAGATATCTGAAGACATATCACAAACAACCGGAACAGATGATGCCGGGAACTCGTGCAATTGCGTACCGTAAATAGTATTATTTGAAGTTAAATGCAAATAAGCAGCATCAGATGGTACGGTAAAATCTTTAGGGATATAAGTAAAGTTGCTTTCTTTAGAAGTAGCAATAACCTCTACACCACCAAAGTATTTGGCTTCTTTCAACGCCTTGTTTGCCCACACGCCCGACTCTACATAAGCAGCTTTACCAGTTTCTGGTAGCAGGTTATAAGGCACCAAAGCAAACTGTGTGC
Coding sequences within:
- the serC gene encoding 3-phosphoserine/phosphohydroxythreonine transaminase, whose translation is MKHNFGAGPGILPHEVLKQAAEAVVNFNGIGLSVLEISHRSSEFEAVLDEAVKLVKELFSVPDGYSVLFLQGGASTQFALVPYNLLPETGKAAYVESGVWANKALKEAKYFGGVEVIATSKESNFTYIPKDFTVPSDAAYLHLTSNNTIYGTQLHEFPASSVPVVCDMSSDIFSRKVNVADFGIIYAGAQKNMGPAGVTLVIVKDEILGKADRKIPAMFNYQTQIEGGSMYNTPPVFAILVSMLTLRWLKAKGGVEAIEKENDAKAAALYAEIDRNPLFKGVCVPEDRSKMNVCFVVENPEHEKPFLKFCDEKGIVGIKGHRSVGGFRASIYNALPITSVHVLIDAMQEFAEKNK